The following are from one region of the Gadus chalcogrammus isolate NIFS_2021 chromosome 19, NIFS_Gcha_1.0, whole genome shotgun sequence genome:
- the LOC130372872 gene encoding leptin-B-like, with protein sequence MVVYVGLLWVSVVMIPTCTALPTQAESTRNTINYITRTTLVHISRIDPMGMASPPIPVEPPTIGDLNSISQYLSLLEAELKGLRLESLAQIEADVSSLNGFVRHLAETLHCLLDADQPVWVGEERFPVTRWHECLRKVQVYLEELLRHTDQLGAC encoded by the exons ATGGTCGTGTACGTTGGGCTCTTGTGGGTCTCTGTGGTGATGATACCCACCTGCACAGCTCTCCCCACCCAGGCAGAGTCCACGAGGAACACCATCAACTACATCACCCGGACCACTCTGGTGCACATCAGTAGAATAGATCCCATG GGTATGGCCAGCCCCCCGATCCCCGTGGAACCCCCTACCATCGGGGACCTCAACAGCATCAGCCAGTACCTCTCCCTGCTGGAGGCCGAGCTCAAGGGGCTCCGCTTGGAGTCCCTGGCCCAGATCGAGGCCGACGTGTCCAGCCTGAACGGCTTCGTGCGCCACCTGGCCGAGACCCTGCACTGCCTCCTCGATGCGGACCAGCCCGTCTGGGTCGGGGAGGAGCGCTTCCCGGTGACCCGTTGGCACGAGTGCCTGAGGAAGGTCCAGGTGTACCTCGAGGAACTACTGCGCCACACGGACCAGCTGGGCGCCTGCTGA
- the LOC130372491 gene encoding uncharacterized protein LOC130372491 — MGNMQCLRGFFVSEPVDAKAALRASDAPAGPLTHKISSSITYHYHPDPHTPPPPDPSRSDPGGGPPPAPTPPSPAPRTLVLFLPWLGARPEALAKYRALYLGRGMDVLTVESGAGLFLWPRWGLAYGRDVLRLLEQPWLQRRPLLVHAVSIGGYTFSTMLSHLAQGPERYARITERVRGHVYDSMVAGSLEHMAAGLGKTLFPRLEFLVRNAALFFFWLFRRHTADFYDSGVHVFRNNPVRAPALFFFCDNDVMCDPVAMETVMELWRGRGVAVDRCRWPVSVHAAHLRCHRDEYLAALEAFLSSLPTTPLAASAASSGKPQALTDVV, encoded by the exons ATGGGGAATATGCAGTGCCTCCGAGG TTTCTTCGTGTCCGAACCCGTCGATGCGAAGGCGGCGCTCAGAGCCAGTGACGCCCCGGCTGGCCCCCTCACCCACAAGATCAGCAGCAGCATCACGTACCACTACCACCCGGACCCCCacacgccccctcccccggaCCCCTCCCGGTCCGACCCAGGGGGGGGTCCCCCGccggcccccacccccccctcgccGGCCCCCCGCACCCtggtcctcttcctcccctggcTGGGCGCCAGACCCGAGGCGCTGGCCAAGTACCGGGCGCTGTACCTGGGGCGCGGCATGGACGTGCTGACGGTGGAGAGCGGCGCGGGGCTCTTCCTGTGGCCGCGCTGGGGGCTGGCGTACGGCCGGGACGTGCTCCGCCTCCTGGAGCAGCCCTGGCTGCAgcggcgccccctgctggtgcaCGCCGTCTCCATCGGCGGCTACACCTTCTCCACGATGCTGAGCCACCTGGCCCAGGGTCCCGAGAGGTACGCCCGCATCACGGAGCGGGTCCGAGGGCACGTCTACGACAGCATGGTGGCCGGGAGCCTGGAGCACATGGCCGCAG gcctGGGTAAGACTCTGTTTCCCCGTCTGGAGTTCCTGGTGAGGAACGCCGCCCTGTTCTTCTTCTGGCTCTTCCGTCGCCACACGGCCGACTTCTACGACAGCGGCGTGCACGTGTTCCGCAACAACCCCGTGCGCGCGCCggcgctcttcttcttctgcgacAACGACGTCATGTGCGACCCGGTCGCCATGGAGACGGTGATGGAGCtgtggcgggggcggggcgtGGCGGTGGACCGCTGCCGCTGGCCCGTGTCCGTGCACGCCGCCCACCTGCGTTGCCACCGCGACGAGTACCTCGCCGCGCTCGAGGCCTTCCTGAGCTCGCTGCCGACGACGCCGCTGGCGGCGTCGGCAGCGAGCTCAGGGAAGCCTCAAGCGCTCACGGACGTTGTTTAG